The stretch of DNA AGAGAAATTAACGAGGCTCACCGTTTAGCGTCATACGGAAAAATAGGAAAACAAAACACGTTAAAATCTCATCATTCCATTCAAACGTACCTTCATCTGAGTCTCTCTTTTTATGGTCTCTGGCAGCCCACGATGGGACTCCCCCCATTGCTTTCTGGAAtctatcaggggaggaaaaagtgttTATGCAGATTAGTCTATCTGTACATCTTCAACTTTGTTTGATAATAATGTTTAAAGGGACTCATCTTATCTCAGGGTAGCTGAGCGATAGAACAAGGATTTCAGCCATTTAACTATAGGAGACAGAAGACTtcattggggaggaataatcctgcagatcctgagaacaggaggTTGACACTTACTCTTCCTGCAGTCTGATTTGAAGTTTTTCTTTGCCGAGCGTCTTCTCCTCTCTACTTTTCCTGATGTCTCGGCGATAGCGGTGAGTCATTTCGATACTAGAAAAGAATAAGAAAAAGTGGGAgttaaataaagagaaataataataatgaaaaatattagtGTCGGGGTTAAAGtcgagagagagaagagagaagcaagagagaagagagagagaaaaaagggagagagaagagagagagagaagaaagagagagagaagagaagaaagagagagagaagaaagagagaagagagaaaaggaagGAACACAAACCTTTCTTCAAGTAGATCGTCGTCATCCTCCCAAACGGGCTTCCTTGCTGCCAGCGAGTCGCTTTTAGGATGGTCATCATCGGAATCACTGCTGGGCTGGATCCCAAGAGCCTCCTCTGTTTCCTACAAACAGGAGAAACCGTAAGCGAGTGAACGGACTGCATGGGCTGCTCCTTCGTCTTGTATCCGGCGCTGCTGTCATATATTCTGCTGACATATATTGCTCTTATGATACAATATACTCGgctattttttaaacaagatgtttttgtttgtttttttaaacacttaaatatttataattactAGCAACCTTGCCCTGGACCCAATATATGCCTTTCTGAATTACTCTATGGTCCTTTTAAATTTCAGTGGTGTCCCCTTTGCAAATAAATGGAGGCATTCTACAGAACCTCGTCCTCAGTAAGTTTAATGGCACCGATCGCCTGCCACTGAcaggagcagccaatcagaccTTGGACAACACCTATGATGCATTGATTATTTAGGGGGCTCCCTGGGACACTCGAGTGCCCCTTTAACCCGGCTGATGCCTTATTTTTGCACTGAGGTGAAGCCACGGAGAATCGCTGACAACTTCCCTGCCACCCCGCGCTACCGTTCTACGATCTTTCGatcaaaaaaaacagttcagcCCAGACGAGATCTCAAGCAGACGCAGACTACTTCCTGACCGCCATAACTTTGAGGAACCTCAACTGTCGCATGAACCAAGGCCAGAGCGCTGAGTTAGCTACAAAGTAGACAAGGATTTACTTTTGTGCCAACGATAAGATTCTCCACAAACTCGTCTTCTCCTCCAAAAACCAATTCTTCCAAACATTTTTCAGTATCCGGTTTCTCTGCCAGTTTCTTCAAATGCTTCGCCCTCAGCTGCTCCTCCTGCATCAGAACCTCGTCGTCCACGGCGAcggttttcatttttcttttcctgcgTTGCTGAGAACGGGCAATCGCCTTAGAAGACATCTTCCTGGTAAACGAAGCAGAGAACAAGAGCTTTAATGGCAGCGATCACACTGCGGGTTGTCTTAAGTGTTCCAGGTTCCCCTGAGTCAATAAAAAGAACCGCAAGCACACTTCCCACGCGTGACTATAAGACTAGCGTGCTAGATGTACTGCCAATGACTTTAATGGCGGTACGTTGGGtcggaagcatacttaagtatgcttcctgctgtaGAACAAGTGTGCCAGGGGGAGGGACATTAAGTAGAAATTTCATTTTCTAACACCCCTAAAAAGAGATTTCATACACCAATCTGCATGCAGTATAACGCATCGGGGTCCATGCGCGCGTGACGTCAACTATTTGAACGAAGAGGAAAAGACTCTGCATTAAGATAAACACGCaattgtttcattatttatttatttatttcagacacagaaaataaagggaaaGAGAACAGATGCATgcatggaatgggttaaaaatCTCCTATACATTTTGCGTTTGCCCAACGCGGCAGCCAACAGCGGCCTGACAGTTGGCAACTATGACCGGGAATCTGACCAACACAGCAAAATATCCCTCTCTTTCAAGAATGGCGGAACCGGTCCCTGAGCATTATACAGCTGATGGAAGATCTGGGTAGGACTACCACTTCACAGTGTAATGTgtgtgaatatttttatttattacgccGTTAAAGATGTACTTAGTGTGTCACAGCATGATAAAAGTGACAGTATAATAAGTTATACAAGTGCAGCAGTCTACAGACATTCGAGTGCATTAGAAAAGGAGGTCCCTGCCTtgtagagcttacaatctaagcgGTAGTGAAGCCAGTGAGATGACCTGCTCCATGCCACAGTTTCGTGAATAATTCCCCCACTGTTTCCCCCTCATATACCTTACTTAAAACACGTGTGACTCTACCTACTGCATGCAGCACTTATACTCACACTAACGCACGTGGAGCTTCCTGTGACCTTTAACCTCCAAACCGGAAACCCCGATCCCAAATAAAGCTCGAAGCGCCGTGTGTGGCTTTGCCAAATCCCGGGTCTTCCCGAAACCCTTTAGCCCCCGGTGTAAAACCCGACAGTAGTTACTCCCCTTGCTTCCCCAGCACCGCTAGCTCCGTATCCCACACTTCCTGCCCTCCATCACCCAAGACGTCACTTCGTACGGCCAGTCTTCCGCCGGAAGGGGGCGTTCCCTGAGCGCGCGGCCAATCGGCGGCCCCGTGGCGCGCAGGCGCAGCTGCCAGGCTCAGGTTTTGTTGATGTTGTGGAAGGAGTTTCATTGTTTTCCCCCCTGCTCCAGGCTCCCTTTACCGGCCGTGTGTCCGCGCTGTGGCCCCGGGATAGCGCCGTGCACCGGAGCATCCATGAGGGTCTGATGGAACAGCCCAAGGAGCTGGTAGGCGGTGAGGGCTGCCCatggctgctctcctctctttGTTGTTATTCCTGTTGTGCAGTGAGGCCTGGCAGGGGTTCCTGCCAGCTGCCCCCCAGCCCTGGCATGCCAAGGGGGCAGGAGCCCGTGTGTGGGGTAACTGGCCCTGGGCATGTGACTGCATGCTAATACCCTTCTGTAAGCCTACTGCAGCCCAGTCACGTGGGTACAGCTACCCCAGCAGTCAGGCTGCATGTATActgtataaacatatatgtCCTATACATATATGAGTGCATGCATGAGGTCTTAATGCAGTATGTGCATGCGTCGTTACAGCGTATGCATGCATGCAAATGTATACTATACATGGGATGTTTAAAGTGGGAATTAATATGCTTGTTTCAAATTCTTGCACTCTAAGGGTTAATAGTTGATAGAAAGGCGAGCGCCTTGCTGTACCAAAAATACCCATTTGCGGCTTAAAATCGTAGCCCCCGGTGCTTGTTAATCTGCGTTAATTGGAATTATTTGACCCGATCTGTCAGGAGGAGCGCCAGCGTGACACCGCTTAACCCCGACGTGCAAGCGGGTTCCTCGTGCGTTTGCTTTCTGTGCGTCCGGCGGGTCCGTAGTGTCTTCAGCAGTTAGAATTTGGTTTGAAAAAAGTGCCTTTGCTAATTAGGAAGAGTCCTTCTAAGACCCCCCCATACCGTGCATTGTCCGCTTGTGGTTTTGTGGCGTGCAAATGGTTAATAACGCCTCTGTTTCAATTAATGTCGTCGGCCGAAAAAATCTTCCTGATCTGTGTTTTTCTCCATCTTTTGATTCCAGTCTGACCATTCTTCACGTGAAAGGAAGAGACGGGATTCGTTCGGAATGTTCGACGGGTATGACAGCTGCAGCGAGGACACGAGTAGCAGCTCAAGTTCCGACGAAAGCGAGGAGGAAGTTACCCCGCTGCAGTCGAGCCTCCCCATCATCAAAAACAATGGGCAAGTTTACACGTATCCAGACGGGAAATCCGGAATGGGTGAGTGTTACCCGTGCGGTGACATTAAGTATCTAGAAGGTTTCAAAACTAGTTTCTGGGTATCCCTGCTTGAGCACAGGTGACTGGGTAATACTGGCTTAACTCACTTGTGCTCACCCAGGGCTTCGGCTTGCGTCTGTTGCGGACCTTGTGGTTGTGTTGTATGTAACCGTGTGTATATTCACGTATTATTTTGGCGCCCAGCTACCTGCGAGATGTGCGGCATGGTCGGAGTCCGGGACGCGTTTTACTCCAAGACGAAGCGATTCTGCAGCGTTTCCTGCTCCCGGAGTTACTCCTCCAATTCCAAGAAGGCAAGCATTCTGGCAAGGCTTCAGGTACTAGGTTGTAAGTGTAGATTTCCAGCGTAAAACGCATCGGCCCTCGACATAGACGTTTAGTTTAGCGATCAGAGTCAGGAGAGAGAGGTGAGCTACTGGGGaaggaaattaataaaatatatatatttattttccctaAAACCAAACTCTTCAGGGATATAAAGTACAGCATTAGtgattattacattaaaaaaaaccattttgaGTGTTTATTTCTTGTCTAATTCCCTTGTTTTTCCTCTTTAATTGCAGGGTAAACCTCCTACGAAAAAAGCAAAAGTTCTCCAAAAACAGCCGCTGGTTGCCAAGTTAGCAGCTTATGCTCAGTACCAAGCGACGCTGAAGAACCAACCGGCGAACAAAATGGGTAAGAGGCGTCCTGGGAAGAGTAGTGGTTTTACTTTTGCGCGATCGGATGTTACGGGAAACGGAGCGCGGGGAGGAGATGAAATATTTGTAGACGTACGCTACCATTTAAACGTTTGGGCTCACTCcactgtttccatggaaaccaatgacatttctggctgtcacataattgcaaaagggctTCTAACCATCGATTGGCCTTTTAAACTTGAATCAgctaacacaacgtgccattggagcacaggagtgatgggagtgataataaAGTAGTTTGAATTTCCGTAATAATTACGTAAATTGTTTTTGTTGCCTTTTTAAAAGTATTAATTTGTTTAAGATCGATAAGTATTGGTTCATGCTCGAGTCGTCGAGTCGTCGTCATCcggttttcatttattatttttgcagccGTCACAGCAGAAGGATTTAATTGGGGCAACTACATCACGAGCAATAACCTGATCGCTGCTCCTGTCACTTGTTTCAGACACGTAAGTAGGCATCGACAGACTCCCTGCGTTCTAACGCGTCTTGAAAGATTGACTTATTAACACGTTCAGCCATTCTAGGCTCCTTTAACCCTTCTGCTTATAAAtccgctgttttttttttttctgccaggCACCCATGGGAAACTGCTGGGGAGATATCTCAGAAGGTGTAAGAGTCGAAGTTCCAAACACAGACCACAATCTGCCCCAGAAAGTGTTCTGGATTGCCGCGATCGTGAAGTTAGCAGGTCGGTGATTATATCATCGTTGGTGTATTACGTTTTCAGGAGCGTGCTGACTGTTTCTCTTCACTGGAAACTGGTGTGAGAAGTGGGATTATTACATAGTACATAGGTTGAAAAAAggcctaagtccatcaagttcaacccttctacccaaCTTTCCTACCCAActttcctattcttgatccaaaaaaaAGCCCTAATTAAGCtgcttcgaattctgccatcaggggaaaaaattattCTCGACTCCAAAAGAcgatcagatttctccttggatcaagaagctctaaactattatttctgtttatagccctgtatgtcatgtctttctaaaaaaatatccagacccctcttgaaggcatctaatgtatctgataaccacctcccttggcagcggattccgtacctttactgccctcactgtaaagaatcccttcctttgtcgtctatgaaatctccgctcttcccaTCCCAGAGggcgacctcttgttctttgtacatttttgttaatgaaCGAGTCACTGAAGAGGGTATTTCTCCTACCGGTTTGACACTTGCTGATCCCGTTACCGTTCCGCGTATCCGTAACGTTCTCTCACATTTTGGACAGGGTACAACGCTTTGCTGAGATACGAGGGCTTCGAAAACGATTCCAGCCTGGACTTCTGGTGTAACATCTGCGCTCCTGACGTCCATCCGGTCGGCTGGTGTGCAAGCAGCGGGAAGCCGTTAGTTCCTCCGCAGAGTAAGACGCTTAAATCAACCCTCCAGCCGGTGCCGTTTTACACACATTTCTACCCAGCCACGGCCTCCTTTTTCTTGCgacacacaaatcatttatcGTTATCCGTACTAAATATTCAGAAAAACTTCAATTAATTATCCCCATCGACGATAAACGGTTATTTCAATGGGGCTCTTGGTGAAAGTcactgttgttattatttattgttttatatagcgcaatccaattctgtagagctgtacaacgggtagacaggacgtaacaagtagtatataacataacaatcttGCTCGCAGGAGCTTACAATCGCATAGTATTAGGAAGAGTCTCTCTTCTGCACGTTGCTAATAGCCTTCTCCCGGTTATCCGGACAAGAGACCGTTAATACGGAATACCACAACTGCGTGTTATTGTGTTACGTCGTGAGCTGCTTAGTCTTTTGGATCATGCGTTGGGTAAGGTACTCGGTATACTAGGTAAACGCAGTCTGAGATATGATTGTCTTTCTTTTCCCATCAGCGATACAACACCGATACACAAATTGGAAAGCCTTTTTAGTGAAAAGACTCACCGGAGCCAAGACGCTGCCTCCTGACTTCTCTCAAAAGGTAAATGTACTATTTGAGCAATTTACGTacgattggttgttttttttgtttgtttctacgGTTATGACAGATTTGTCTTACTTTGGGGATTTGTGTTCGGATTCGTTAGGTATCGGAAAGCATGCAGTATCCTATCAAAGCTTCCATGAGGGTCGAGGTGGTGGACAAGACGCACCTCTGCCGGACGCGGGTGGCCATAGTGGACAGCGTGATCGGGGGCAGGTTGCGATTAGTCTACGAGGAAAGCGAAGACAAGACAGATGACTTCTGGTGTCATATGTACAGTCCCCTCATTCATCAGATCGGGTGGTCTCGGAGCATAGGGCATCGATTCAAAAGAACAGGTATGTATAGTAAGATTCTTATAGGAACAGTCTCTGCTTCCTTGCAGAATATCTCATGTGAAACGCTCTGCAGAGATCCGCAAATAATCATTCCCCCGTAAGCATGCATCGGTTCGGATGGTTTTATCATTGGCGCTCTTGtctatatttttagatattttgaaGAAGCAGGAATCCAGCTATGATGCGCCTCCTCATTTATTTGCAAAGGTAGGAAAATGGATTTATTTgagttatttttacttattattgAGTGCAGATctttgtgtattattgtgttGGGCCATAAAGGGTCACATCCTATGAATGAATACTTCATATAACCGTTGCGATGTTCTCCACCAGATTAAAGAGGTTGACCAGGGTGCCGAGTGGTTTAAAGATGGCATGAAGCTGGAAGCAATCGACCCTTTAAATTTATCGGCAATATGTGTAGCGACCATCAGAAAGGTAAATACCCTCCGATGGGTGCATCTTCTAGGAGGTTTGTAGTTGCAGTAGCTGGACACTTGAGGGCGCCGGCGTGCGTTATCAACATTATAATGTTCTTGCcgttattgttaataataatgccAAAAATCATTAAATTTAATCACATGATGCATGTTTAAGACAAGTTACATATAACGTGCCCGCAGGCTTTCTATGGTTACATGCTAATATTTTATCCGACGTTACGGAATTCATCACGTGTTGTTTTTGTGCATTAAATTTCTATAGGTGCTCGCGGAGGGATACCTAATGATTGGCATCGACGGCTCGGAAGCAGCGGACGGCTCTGACTGGTTCTGTTACCACGCGTCCTCTCCTTCCATATTCCCTGTTGGTTTCTgtgaaattaacaaaattgaatTGACGCCGCCTCGAGGTACTTGGGAGAGATATTCAGATTTATCTCAGATCTGAACGTCTGATGTTAGGCCATGAAAACTATTGGGGTTCCAACATCTTAGTGATTTTTAAATCAAAGtaaatcatattattttaatggtaacattttcatatttgttgtttttattagtaGTGCAATTTCTGTTTGTCCTCCGCTCCAAATCTACATTCGGATTGTCCCGAACCAAACGTTAAAACTTTTTTATGGTGAACATAATGAcgatttgaaaagaaaaaaaaaaaaggttttttggaaACTTTTTATATATGACATAGAAATGACAAATATGTACTTTCCAGGCTACACAAAACTACCTTTCAAATGGTTTGACTACCTCAGGGAAACGGGATCCGTGGCTGCCCCGGTAAAGTTTTTTAACAAGGTAATCATACGGGGGGAGTGTGTTAGGGGGCGTCCAAGAGTGTTGctctatttttataaaaagtctGCGTTTTAAGAATCGTGCGGAAATCCTTGAACCGTACGTTGAGAGGGTGGGTGTTACTAAAACATCTATTCAATTTACcgttcatgtaaaaaaaatattaaaactgtttaaatattcagaatatttcattaaatgtcGGTTTCACTGGAAATCCTTGTAAATGAGTGTTTAATTTTAATAGATATCCTATACGAGTTGTTGCTAGTACTAATTTTCTTTTGCAAAAGCctagtttattaatttaaagCACAAAAATATTCAACAAGACAttaggattatatatatatattatagattattatattatatccttttttattttatatttttaaattggcttttatatttttattatttttctcacaATATCCCAATCTTCCAGGAAGTTCCCAATCACGGCTTTCGTGTGGGAATGAAGCTGGAAGCCGTGGACCTCATGGAGCCCCGGCTAGTGTGTGTGGCCACCGTAACGCGCATTATTCACCGCCTCCTAAGGATTCATTTTGACGGCTGGGAGGACGAGTACGATCAGTGGGTGGACTGTGAATCCGCAGACCTCTATCCCGTCGGATGGTGCCAGTTAACGGGTTACCAGTTACAGCCCCCAGCGCCGCAGAGTAAGTTGCACAGCATGATGGGGATCTGCTCCCATACAAGGATTCcaagttttggggggttttgtttaaaacaacaaaaaatgttggATTTGAGAATGTAAGAAAGCCACTAAATCCCACGTTGCCTTTGCAGCAACGAAAGACAACCAGTCCAATGTGTCCAAACAGAAGAAGAAATCCAAGTCGCAGCAGTACAAGGGACACAAAAAAAGTAGGTCGAGGAACTTTTTATTTGGGTTTAGTTGCTCTTTGTATTGAATGTAAGGCCGCCTTTTCATCCCAAAATATGAATGGCTCCTTACAGAGCCTTATTGACACAATTTATtcaaatttaatgttttatttggttttctttcaagaaaatatacactaccgttcaaaagtttgggatcacttagaatttttttttatttaaaaaaagcacattttgtccattgaGATAACATGAAGTGGATCataaatccagcgcagacggggttaatgctggaAATGGATGAATTTTAATGGTATATCTGTATTGGAGTACagagccctttatcactcccatcactcctgtgtcccaatggccctttatcactctcatcactcctgtgtccccatggccctttatcactctcatcactctcatcactcctgtgtcccaatggccctttatccctcccatcactcctgtgttccaatggccctttatcactcacatcgtgtttgctgatccaagtttacatttaaaaggtcAATTGATAACGTGACCGTTCCTAGTCCCTTTCACAAACTTTCAGCCCGGTAACCCCGGTGTGAAGAGTCCACATACTCTTACCACAAGGAACAATTTCATTGCATTTTAAACACAGCAAAATAATATTGGCACTATAGagctcctttctgctgctatggTTTATTCTAGTAGGTGGAACCTTTACGATATCATTGCGGTTGTGGCCTCCGTCTGCCATATTGTTTCGCTGTGTTCTTCACAAACGTCAACGCCTTTCTGGCACCTGAGGATGACTCGCCGGCTGCCAAGGACGGGCATTTCTTATCTATAAAgtgttataggtaaagggggcatTAAAATACCAGGGGGACTGGGATGTGTCGGCCTGACTCGCACCTTCGCTATGACATAAGAGACATTAATAGAAGGAACAAGACAAGATAAGATTCTTTAAAGGGCTTCTGTCTGAGTGGGTGTTGCTCAGTGCTAGCCCTTCCCACTTCTATCCATGCCCCGCCCCTAATATCGAGAATCCCTGATTGGCAAAATCACGTTCCCGTTTGTGTCCTTTAAACACGCTGGAATTGTTCATTCGACGCAGCTTGATTTAAGTTATTAATAAGTGAAAGGGCATAAAGATACTTTATTGAATGAGACCTACAACACAGAACATTACGCTAACACTGGTTTTAACCTCTCGATTGATCTATTGCTTTGGccgtaaataaatataaagtgcatgtaaataaaagtgataacaaattttaaaaaaattgggggctctaaaataatgaaagaagatggaaaaaaCACGGCTGTTTGGTATTAACAAAAGGCTAATGAATTGAGGTGAAATTCTTTAACAACTTGAAAAAAAACGAAcatttttgtgtaattattcctatatatttatatatgataatAAAGTGGGTTTGTTTTATGCTTTTATACATCACATGGTAAATGCTTTTAATTGCTGTGAAATAACGTTAAACCTGCAgggtgtaaaatatatatattatatatttccgTCTACCATGAGGCTTCTGTTACTTCTAATCCAcccttattttatttctttttttattgaataaaattCCAGATTTCAGGAAGCCTCCCGGGTAGCATGCCCTAAAGCCATGCCGCCTCTCTGAAAGCCCCGCTACACACGGcccctgtgtgtttgattttgtttaattgtttaaacatttactgttttttcttttggcaatttttgtaaatatttttcttcttatatGCAATAAAATACGGGCTTTTGTGTGAGCCTTCTCAAAGCATTTACAAAACTATGGAAATGTAAGTCACAGTTGAGGAGGCAGGCATGGGTCTTGACCAGATGGCCAATTGGCCCATTTTGGGCTGGACGGTCTTGATTTTCACCCCTTTGTGCACAGTGCTGAGCATACCCCCATGGGGGAGAtgagaacatttattttattgtattagagTATCATTCAGTCTAGCGATACCTGACTTTTAGCCCTATCTGGGTCGTGGAAGCCCCGTTCCAGCATACGTGGACCTCCTATCATCGCCAGAGGGTCTCTAGGTTGAAAAAAATCAAGCGTATTTGGGTGCCGGAAAGTTTATTTTAACTATAAGGTGAACTTCTACATCAACATTGTTACAGACATGAAATAAAAGTCCAGAAGAAATGCTGGGTCCTGACCATACGGTCAGCAGAGGCCCAGAACGTCTTGTGTGAACGCATTGGGGATTTCCTGGCAAATTCTTGGATATGAAGTCCTAGAGGTCTTGGAGACAATGGCTGTTAGGacagagaagaaagaggggcaacacatggaaacagggGGGCGAGAGACTGTTGCATAGTCCCTGTTTGATAAATACAATTATCATATTAAGCAAGGATGATCAATAAAACACTGAGGTTTGGGGAAAGAGGGCGctgatccataaaaaaaaactgtgtgtgaAAAGAAGGGCAatcatcaacaaaaaaaaaactgaggtATGGGGAGAGAAGGGCAATGATCTATAAAAAGACTGAGGTATGAGGAGAGAAGGGCAATCATCCATAAAAAAACTGAGGTATGGGGAGAGAAGGGCAATGATCTATAAAAAGACTGAGGTATGAGGAGAGAAGGGCAATCATCCATAAAAAAACTGAGGTATGGGGAGAGAAGGGCAATGATCTATAAAAAGACTGAGGTATGAGGAGAGAAGGGCAATCATCCATAAAAAACACTGAGGTATGGGGAGAGAAGGGCAatgatctattaaaaaaaaacacaggtatAGGGAGAGAAGGGCAATGTCAATACAACATTGATGTTTAAGTAGAGAAGGGCGATCTATGGATAATAAATGATTGGGGTACGGGGAGAGAAGGGCAATGATCAATACAACATTGagttggggagaaaaaaagaagcgATACTCATACGTTCCAGCAATAATGGGCATTTTTTGGGGTGCAGGGAATGGCAGGCATATACATTGAGACAAAACATCTGTGTCTTATCATGAGCTCAggattatgacataataatagATTTGTGGGCAACGGTAGGGCGCCACTCATATAATCTTGATGGGCATGAGATCCATAATGGAAAAAGAAGTAGGGTATGAGGAGAGAAGGGGGTGATCTATTAAACTATTAGGATGTAAAGAAAGAACAGATCAATAAATGTCCTGTCGTACAGGGTGAGAAGGACACGGACAAAGGACAAGGACAAGGTCCTTAACAAAACCTGAGATTGGGAGAGAAAGGCAGCGATCAATAAAAATAGCAATGAGATATAGAAGCATTAAACACTCGTTGGGATGGAGAGAGAAGGATGGGGATTGATAAAAAGATGGCTGCAGGTATCCcttttaaaattacataaatcaagAAAGGCAGGGTGCTATGAAACAGAGAGGACAAGAACAGAGAAATGAAGGGCattcaattattatatattatatattaaataatatattatatatttaatgataattaaatatttgtagttttattcagaattattatatattatatataaaatatatattaaatgataattaaatatttgtggttttattcagaattatatattatatattaaataatatattatatattaaatgataattaaatatttgtggttttattcggaattattatatattatatattaaataatttgtatattaaatatatatttatttgtagttttattcagaattattatatatttctatattaatatatattaaatatatctttatttgtggttttattcagatttctaaatgtatgttttaatttccactataaaaactatgatttttgTATTATAGA from Spea bombifrons isolate aSpeBom1 chromosome 13, aSpeBom1.2.pri, whole genome shotgun sequence encodes:
- the MBTD1 gene encoding MBT domain-containing protein 1 → MEQPKELSDHSSRERKRRDSFGMFDGYDSCSEDTSSSSSSDESEEEVTPLQSSLPIIKNNGQVYTYPDGKSGMATCEMCGMVGVRDAFYSKTKRFCSVSCSRSYSSNSKKASILARLQGKPPTKKAKVLQKQPLVAKLAAYAQYQATLKNQPANKMAVTAEGFNWGNYITSNNLIAAPVTCFRHAPMGNCWGDISEGVRVEVPNTDHNLPQKVFWIAAIVKLAGYNALLRYEGFENDSSLDFWCNICAPDVHPVGWCASSGKPLVPPQTIQHRYTNWKAFLVKRLTGAKTLPPDFSQKVSESMQYPIKASMRVEVVDKTHLCRTRVAIVDSVIGGRLRLVYEESEDKTDDFWCHMYSPLIHQIGWSRSIGHRFKRTDILKKQESSYDAPPHLFAKIKEVDQGAEWFKDGMKLEAIDPLNLSAICVATIRKVLAEGYLMIGIDGSEAADGSDWFCYHASSPSIFPVGFCEINKIELTPPRGYTKLPFKWFDYLRETGSVAAPVKFFNKEVPNHGFRVGMKLEAVDLMEPRLVCVATVTRIIHRLLRIHFDGWEDEYDQWVDCESADLYPVGWCQLTGYQLQPPAPQTTKDNQSNVSKQKKKSKSQQYKGHKKMTTLQLKEDLLDSEEYTFLQASDQESNGSGSYYIKQEP